From Pseudoalteromonas rubra, one genomic window encodes:
- a CDS encoding efflux RND transporter periplasmic adaptor subunit has translation MSHSTVDLRHTAYNSAKASYAVAMAQLNAAEDRLSYATLKAPFDGVVVQRYVENYQDINANSPTFRLVDISKMEMDISISENHISNLPYVKKPRVVFDAFPDIEIPARIKEVSSEASQTTRTYNVRLIMDPPPGIDILPGMSGVAMAGLSFGTILTMVLLPVFYLLFYKTHSKPY, from the coding sequence GTGAGTCATTCAACCGTTGACCTTCGTCATACAGCCTACAATAGTGCGAAGGCGAGTTATGCCGTTGCGATGGCCCAATTAAATGCCGCTGAGGACAGGCTTAGCTACGCAACGCTAAAAGCACCATTCGATGGTGTAGTGGTTCAACGCTATGTGGAAAATTACCAGGATATCAATGCTAATAGTCCAACCTTCCGATTGGTTGATATATCAAAAATGGAGATGGACATCAGCATTTCGGAAAACCATATTTCGAACTTGCCATATGTAAAAAAACCTAGAGTCGTATTTGATGCTTTTCCGGACATTGAAATTCCGGCACGTATTAAAGAGGTTAGCAGCGAAGCGTCTCAAACAACCAGAACATATAATGTCAGATTAATCATGGATCCACCTCCAGGCATTGATATTTTGCCTGGCATGTCAGGCGTCGCTATGGCTGGTCTTTCATTTGGCACAATTTTAACTATGGTTCTTCTACCTGTGTTTTATTTGCTATTTTACAAAACACACAGTAAACCCTATTAA
- a CDS encoding GNAT family N-acetyltransferase: protein MQIKTPRLLLRPVNYRDVPALVALLNDPLVSQYNDYGDKLTQPEVRAMLQADLEEFYEGRGGRFAIEYDGEFIGTLGLYDYDVNTKHIHLGIELAPLFWRLGLASEALSAALNALDILVPGREVSLVLGKVQHNNLACQRLLKHYGFRKVRGGAIAIFAFCPLSEEAGYFDEYAAFVSS from the coding sequence ATGCAAATTAAGACACCCAGATTGCTGCTAAGGCCGGTGAATTATCGTGATGTACCGGCGCTGGTGGCGCTGCTAAACGACCCCTTGGTAAGCCAGTATAATGATTATGGCGATAAGCTGACCCAGCCAGAAGTCAGGGCGATGTTGCAGGCTGATCTTGAAGAATTCTACGAAGGGCGAGGCGGGCGCTTTGCCATAGAATACGACGGTGAATTCATAGGCACGCTGGGGTTGTACGATTACGACGTCAATACAAAGCACATTCACCTGGGAATTGAGCTCGCTCCGCTGTTTTGGCGCTTGGGTCTGGCCTCTGAGGCACTCAGCGCGGCTTTGAATGCATTGGATATACTGGTGCCCGGCCGTGAGGTGTCACTCGTATTGGGCAAGGTTCAGCACAATAATTTAGCATGTCAGCGTTTGTTGAAGCATTACGGGTTTCGAAAAGTCAGAGGTGGTGCTATTGCCATCTTCGCGTTTTGTCCGTTGAGTGAAGAGGCAGGTTACTTTGATGAGTATGCCGCCTTTGTCAGTTCGTGA